One window of the Trypanosoma brucei gambiense DAL972 chromosome 3, complete sequence genome contains the following:
- a CDS encoding 60S ribosomal protein L4 → MTARPSVSVYSASEDKVVGTCSLPAVFTAPIRHDVVQFVHTNMAKNSRQPYAVNRLSGMKHSAESWGTGRAVARIPVFTVVVRACRVLVHSVTCAGVVVCSHPQRSSRRWHRKINLHQKRFAVVSALAASSLPALVMSRGHKIENVAEVPLVVEDGVRAYEKTKEAMTFLKTVGAIDDVNRVNDSRQIRAGRGKMRNRRYVARRGPMLVMPDNKGTRAFRNIFGLDLANVNSLNLLHLAPGGHVGRFIIWTKSAFEKLDKIFGTFTEPSTVKSGFMLPAPMLTSTDVTRIMQSEEVRRVLKPKKLQPKRPSRYRQPTNGIRNRRLRLRLNPFQKKEKAMAKGMQNKKNREARHAAKVVRLAKARKNVAKALKKK, encoded by the coding sequence ATGACTGCGCGCCCATCTGTGAGTGTGTACTCTGCGTCGGAGGATAAAGTGGTTGGCACCTGTTCGCTACCCGCTGTGTTCACTGCGCCCATCCGTCATGATGTTGTGCAGTTTGTGCACACGAACATGGCAAAGAACTCCCGCCAACCTTATGCGGTGAACCGTCTTTCCGGCATGAAGCACTCCGCGGAGTCTTGGGGTACTGGCCGCGCTGTCGCCCGTATTCCCGTATTCACGGTGGTGGTACGAGCATGTCGGGTGCTGGTGCATTCGGTAACATGTGCCGGGGTGGTCGTATGTTCGCACCCACAAAGATCTTCCCGCCGCTGGCACCGTAAGATTAATCTGCACCAGAAACGTTTCGCTGTGGTGTCCGCCCTCGCCGCCTCGTCACTGCCAGCACTTGTAATGTCACGAGGACACAAGATCGAGAATGTCGCTGAGGTGCCGCTCGTGGTGGAAGATGGTGTACGAGCCTATGAAAAGACTAAAGAGGCAATGACATTCCTTAAGACTGTTGGTGCCATCGACGACGTGAACCGTGTGAATGACTCCCGTCAGATACGTGCTGGCCGTGGTAAGATGCGTAACCGTCGCTACGTTGCGCGACGGGGCCCGATGCTGGTGATGCCAGACAACAAGGGCACACGTGCCTTCCGCAACATCTTTGGGCTCGACCTTGCGAATGTAAACTCATTGAACCTTCTGCACCTTGCACCTGGTGGTCACGTCGGGCGCTTCATCATCTGGACGAAGAGTGCATTCGAGAAGCTGGACAAAATCTTCGGTACCTTCACAGAACCCTCCACCGTTAAGTCGGGCTTCATGTTGCCCGCACCGATGTTGACGAGTACTGATGTGACGCGCATCATGCAGTCCGAAGAGGTGCGTCGCGTTCTGAAACCCAAGAAACTGCAACCCAAGAGGCCAAGCCGCTATAGGCAGCCAACGAATGGTATTCGCAACCGTCGCCTGCGCCTGCGTTTGAACCCGTTccagaagaaggagaaggcaATGGCTAAGGGCATGCAGAACAAGAAGAACCGTGAGGCTCGCCACGCCGCCAAGGTCGTTCGGTTGGCGAAAGCGAGGAAAAATGTCGCGAAAGCACTCAAGAAGAAGTAA
- a CDS encoding KU70 protein, putative, whose amino-acid sequence MAHYDEWLMSVDGLDFHDEDDSYFNETYATEDEPSLRTGSVSSLDQFDVVLCLVDFQQRMFQGVVAHDCKNPFAGGAEQVYDDIAEVKVKETPTVFEKAICCVQQLYKDKGISDSNDMVALVLYNTRECTHPDYPGVYVFHTFCSAEIQSVLDLEELVAAGRVPSAGYENIVTKIGHSTEAKSHLGDALRAARHLFSQLPSEVKHRRIFLFTNDVNPHRGDEELLQKCAIQIESLSSGGVGLVCYDMSPTALPSPAASTQSGEAAAMSERWATQFGGVDEFWSALTGAVPKATNSSRVGTIDIVHLNSDDSVMLGALSTAVRWRTHPRGASQTTTLTIGVGAKGSALPRLTVGMYFPMTNAQRRLSKWLDGRAGEMVMLRQRAVGVGAPILLPCHAGKSGAPPAHISTGQLGKSRPSTGPGTCPNVPLSCKKHIAEVVGAGLTLGFSIICFKNADDVLHPQYVLGKSCVLHPDPQDGSDGSLRLFIRLARALKEQRKVAMAQHITRYATPPRLVALVPPGLNGDHVDTASFPVMHGLGLYVVPLSYADDVRTTPRSPLFGDATKPMERDIALAQRLLATLPSKYNVNVVPNPALELRYKAIESIVQQTQQQSGLSKEIPGVAPFSQLSKAVDRTWGDRGAMAKYGSVFDEFKAVLLPSYNRDETCGPKTKAARNVKARAELADEDIKGVERIISAVESAFRFQSMGMLTEPQLKEYLRVMEGGAFGVRRNPDIIQAVISQLQGDI is encoded by the coding sequence ATGGCGCACTATGATGAGTGGCTCATGTCAGTTGACGGGCTCGATTTCCACGACGAGGATGACAGCTATTTTAATGAAACTTATGCAACGGAGGATGAGCCTTCTCTCCGGACGGGTAGTGTCTCTTCTCTAGACCAGTTTGATGTGGTGCTGTGCCTCGTCGACTTTCAACAACGCATGTTCCAAGGTGTTGTTGCGCATGATTGCAAGAACCCATTTGCCGGTGGAGCAGAACAGGTATACGACGATATCGCCGAGGTGAAAGTGAAAGAAACCCCCACAGTGTTCGAAAAGGCAATCTGCTGCGTTCAGCAACTGTACAAGGACAAGGGGATATCTGACAGCAACGATATGGTTGCGTTGGTGCTGTACAATACAAGGGAATGCACACATCCTGATTACCCTGGTGTATACGTCTTTCATACTTTTTGCTCAGCGGAAATACAATCTGTACTGGATTTGGAGGAACTTGTAGCTGCGGGGAGGGTACCGTCAGCGGGATATGAAAATATTGTGACGAAGATTGGCCATTCAACTGAAGCCAAATCTCATCTCGGGGATGCGCTGCGGGCAGCCCGGCATTTGTTTTCCCAGCTGCCTTCCGAGGTCAAACATCGTCgaatttttctcttcacaaACGACGTGAACCCACATCGCGGTGACGAGGAGCTTTTGCAGAAATGTGCTATCCAAATCGAGAGCTTGTCCTCTGGGGGAGTGGGCTTGGTGTGCTATGATATGAGCCCCACTGCCCTTCCGTCACCTGCGGCTTCAACGCAATCGGGAGAAGCGGCTGCAATGAGTGAGCGTTGGGCAACACAGTTCGGCGGTGTGGACGAGTTTTGGAGTGCTCTTACGGGTGCGGTACCGAAGGCAACAAACAGTTCACGGGTTGGCACTATTGATATTGTTCACCTGAATAGCGACGATAGCGTTATGCTGGGAGCGCTCTCAACGGCAGTCCGCTGGCGCACACACCCACGGGGAGCCTCTCAAACGACAACACTAACTATTGGTGTAGGCGCAAAGGGCTCGGCACTACCAAGACTGACAGTGGGTATGTATTTCCCGATGACAAATGCGCAGCGCCGATTATCGAAGTGGTTGGATGGACGCGCAGGTGAAATGGTAATGCTTCGGCAGCGTGCGGTGGGAGTGGGGGCCCCTATTTTGCTGCCTTGCCACGCGGGGAAGAGTGGTGCGCCACCTGCACATATCAGTACGGGGCAGTTGGGCAAGTCACGTCCAAGCACGGGACCGGGGACGTGCCCAAACGTTCCTCTAAGTTGTAAAAAGCATATCGCCGAGGTCGTTGGGGCGGGATTAACTCTCGGCTTTTCCATCATATGCTTCAAAAACGCTGATGACGTTCTGCACCCTCAGTACGTCCTGGGGAAGTCGTGCGTCCTCCACCCAGATCCGCAAGACGGTAGCGATGGCTCGCTTCGACTTTTCATTCGGTTGGCTCGAGCGCTGAAGGAGCAGCGGAAGGTTGCGATGGCGCAGCACATTACGCGTTACGCCACTCCTCCTCGTCTTGTCGCACTTGTGCCGCCCGGGCTCAACGGTGATCATGTGGACACGGCTAGTTTCCCTGTGATGCACGGTCTTGGTTTGTACGTCGTGCCTCTCTCGTATGCTGACGACGTTCGTACCACCCCTCGATCCCCTCTCTTCGGCGATGCAACGAAACCTATGGAACGTGATATTGCTCTTGCACAGCGACTGCTGGCCACGCTGCCGTCTAAGTACAATGTGAACGTAGTTCCCAACCCTGCTTTGGAGCTACGCTATAAAGCTATTGAGAGTATTGTGCAACAGACACAGCAGCAGAGTGGGTTGTCAAAGGAAATTCCAGGGGTAGCTCCGTTCTCGCAACTGTCAAAGGCAGTTGATCGGACGTGGGGTGATCGTGGGGCTATGGCAAAATACGGCTCTGTGTTTGATGAGTTTAAGGCGGTATTGCTCCCTTCGTACAACCGAGACGAAACGTGTGGTCCTAAGACGAAAGCGGCGCGGAATGTGAAGGCGCGAGCAGAGTTGGCTGACGAGGACATCAAAGGTGTTGAAAGAATAATATCTGCCGTGGAGTCGGCGTTTCGGTTCCAGTCTATGGGGATGCTGACTGAACCGCAGTTGAAGGAGTATTTGCGCGTGATGGAGGGCGGTGCCTTTGGAGTCCGGAGAAATCCGGATATCATTCAAGCTGTGATATCTCAATTGCAAGGCGACATTTAG
- a CDS encoding 60S ribosomal protein L4 → MTARPSVSVYSASEDKVVGTCSLPAVFTAPIRHDVVQFVHTNMAKNSRQPYAVNRLSGMKHSAESWGTGRAVARIPRIHGGGTSMSGAGAFGNMCRGGRMFAPTKIFRRWHRKINLHQKRFAVVSALAASSLPALVMSRGHKIENVAEVPLVVEDGVRAYEKTKEAMTFLKTVGAIDDVNRVNDSRQIRAGRGKMRNRRYVARRGPMLVMPDNKGTRAFRNIFGLDLANVNSLNLLHLAPGGHVGRFIIWTKSAFEKLDKIFGTFTEPSTVKSGFMLPAPMLTSTDVTRIMQSEEVRRILKPKKLHPRGQAAIGSQRMVFATVACACV, encoded by the coding sequence ATGACTGCGCGCCCATCTGTGAGTGTGTACTCTGCGTCGGAGGATAAAGTGGTTGGCACCTGTTCGCTACCCGCTGTGTTCACTGCGCCCATCCGTCATGATGTTGTGCAGTTTGTGCACACGAACATGGCAAAGAACTCCCGCCAACCTTATGCGGTGAACCGTCTTTCCGGCATGAAGCACTCCGCGGAGTCTTGGGGTACTGGCCGCGCTGTCGCCCGTATTCCCCGTATTCACGGTGGTGGTACGAGCATGTCGGGTGCTGGTGCATTCGGTAACATGTGCCGGGGTGGTCGTATGTTCGCACCCACAAAGATCTTCCGCCGCTGGCACCGTAAGATTAATCTGCACCAGAAACGTTTCGCTGTGGTGTCCGCCCTCGCCGCCTCGTCACTGCCAGCACTTGTAATGTCACGAGGACACAAGATCGAGAATGTCGCTGAGGTGCCGCTCGTGGTGGAAGATGGTGTACGAGCCTATGAAAAGACTAAAGAGGCAATGACATTCCTTAAGACTGTTGGTGCCATCGACGACGTGAACCGTGTGAATGACTCCCGTCAGATACGTGCTGGCCGTGGTAAGATGCGTAACCGTCGCTACGTTGCGCGACGGGGCCCGATGCTGGTGATGCCAGACAACAAGGGCACACGTGCCTTCCGCAACATCTTTGGGCTCGACCTTGCGAATGTAAACTCATTGAACCTTCTGCACCTTGCACCTGGTGGTCACGTCGGGCGCTTCATCATCTGGACGAAGAGTGCATTCGAGAAGCTGGACAAAATCTTCGGTACCTTCACAGAACCCTCCACCGTTAAGTCGGGCTTCATGTTGCCCGCACCGATGTTGACGAGTACTGATGTGACGCGCATCATGCAGTCCGAAGAGGTGCGTCGCATTCTGAAACCCAAGAAACTGCACCCAAGAGGCCAAGCCGCTATAGGCAGCCAACGAATGGTATTCGCAACCGTCGCCTGCGCCTGCGTTTGA
- a CDS encoding oxidoreductase, putative produces MKTMRAVTLKAYGAVNMLGIGQVPEPAFSRPNDVLIKVVAAGVNRADISQRRGHYPPPPGVSELLGLEVSGVVLRVGSNVKRFGEGDRVMALLAGGGYADLVVAHEGSVMQIPDEYSFVEAAAIPEGFLTAWQLLRRHGSLKKGQCVLVHAGASGVGTSLMQLAGKYFGAKVVATCSEGKVDFCKKFADIVVDRSPDEMGRCFCHKVKSAVGEDAVNLVVDPVVGGSYLNEDGIVLAQDGKIVVIALMGGSKVELNISTLLRKRGTIVFSKLRDQTDEYKASLVEEFEREVIPYLKGRIITPIVQRTFAMEDVAEAHIFMEGNMTNGKVILTMCDSTGE; encoded by the coding sequence ATGAAAACTATGCGTGCGGTTACGCTGAAGGCGTATGGCGCAGTCAACATGCTGGGAATTGGGCAGGTTCCCGAGCCAGCTTTCTCACGTCCAAACGATGTGCTGATCAAAGTCGTAGCTGCTGGTGTTAACCGTGCGGACATTTCGCAGCGTCGGGGCCATTACCCACCACCTCCAGGCGTTAGTGAGCTTTTGGGACTCGAAGTGTCTGGCGTGGTGCTGAGGGTTGGTAGCAACGTCAAGCGCTTCGGTGAAGGCGACCGTGTGATGGCGCTGCTGGCTGGCGGAGGGTATGCTGATCTCGTCGTTGCCCACGAGGGCTCAGTTATGCAAATACCGGATGAGTACTCGTTTGTCGAGGCTGCTGCAATTCCCGAAGGATTCCTTACTGCTTGGCAGCTGTTGAGACGTCACGGATCGCTAAAAAAGGGACAGTGTGTGCTTGTCCATGCTGGTGCCAGTGGCGTTGGTACCTCTCTCATGCAGTTGGCGGGTAAGTACTTCGGCGCGAAGGTCGTCGCTACCTGTTCCGAGGGTAAGGTGGACTTTTGCAAGAAATTTGCGGATATCGTGGTTGACAGGTCTCCCGATGAAATGGGGAGGTGTTTTTGCCACAAAGTAAAAAGTGCTGTAGGAGAGGACGCGGTGAATCTTGTCGTGGACCCGGTGGTGGGAGGTTCATACCTCAACGAGGATGGCATAGTGTTGGCCCAGGATGGCAAAATTGTAGTCATTGCCCTTATGGGTGGCTCCAAGGTTGAGTTGAACATCTCTACTCTGCTCCGAAAGCGGGGAACGATTGTTTTTTCAAAGCTTCGTGATCAGACAGATGAGTACAAAGCATCCCTGGTGGAGGAGTTTGAGAGGGAAGTGATTCCATACTTGAAGGGCCGCATCATCACACCTATTGTGCAGCGGACCTTTGCGATGGAGGATGTAGCAGAAGCTCATATTTTCATGGAGGGTAATATGACGAATGGAAAAGTTATATTGACAATGTGCGACTCTACAGGTGAGTGA
- a CDS encoding tryparedoxin, putative produces the protein MPSAETLLKDLFGSHTVELLRQDGKMVPATTALEGKKYLLVYFSASWCPPCRVFTPQLATFHELFSAKHNFDVIFVSRDKDESSMSAYFYNPKYSTLSVSGGECSHGDWLALPFTQAQTVGKEIMSRYGLNTIPNILLFDLSTEELVTSEARQLIGSNCRSAEGFPWRGASAPVISFQGLATVFVVFLMLYQFWQSWS, from the coding sequence ATGCCCTCCGCTGAAACCCTACTGAAGGATTTGTTCGGTTCTCATACCGTTGAGTTGCTTCGGCAGGATGGCAAAATGGTACCCGCAACAACTGCTCTTGAAGGTAAGAAATATTTGCTTGTATATTTCTCCGCCTCATGGTGCCCTCCGTGTCGTGTTTTCACACCACAACTCGCCACATTTCATGAGCTTTTCAGCGCAAAACACAATTTTGATGTGATATTTGTTTcacgagacaaggatgagtCCTCCATGTCTGCTTATTTCTACAATCCAAAGTACAGCACTTTATCCGTAAGTGGTGGCGAATGTTCTCATGGGGACTGGCTCGCATTGCCCTTCACACAAGCGCAGACtgtaggaaaggaaataatgagcCGATATGGTTTAAACACGATTCCTaatattcttttgtttgacCTCAGCACGGAGGAGTTGGTGACAAGTGAGGCACGTCAATTGATTGGATCCAACTGCCGGTCAGCTGAAGGTTTCCCGTGGCGTGGCGCCTCGGCTCCGGTAATTTCGTTTCAAGGATTGGCAACtgtatttgttgtgtttttgatGTTGTATCAATTTTGGCAGTCGTGGAGTTGA